One Dokdonia sp. Dokd-P16 genomic window carries:
- a CDS encoding tryptophan 2,3-dioxygenase family protein: MKKPIQPDIEKIINQLDDKYEKIDQDLDDHLEGLLQSKPITYWDYIHTDALLSLQLPRTSMPDENVFIMYHQVNELLFKMVLWEIEQVAHHPKLTVDFFSSRLGRISRYFDMLTSSFSIMQEGMDVEQYMKFRKTLTPASGFQSAQYRKIEFASTDLINLIDNRFRESIDRNTPYEHALEHLYWQAAGKDYHTGKKSYLLTAFEEKYKNDFVAFTKEYNTINLYARFKSLPQEVRENQKLRDAMRHYDYTVNVTWVMSHYHAANHYLNNGEKVVEATGGSEWTKYMHPKYQRRIFFPEVWTAEELANWGHDV, translated from the coding sequence ATGAAAAAGCCCATTCAGCCAGACATAGAAAAAATTATCAATCAGCTTGATGATAAGTACGAGAAGATAGATCAAGATCTTGATGATCATCTTGAAGGATTACTGCAAAGTAAGCCTATCACTTATTGGGACTATATCCATACGGATGCATTATTAAGCCTGCAGTTACCACGAACGAGCATGCCAGATGAAAATGTATTTATCATGTATCATCAGGTTAATGAGTTACTTTTCAAGATGGTGCTATGGGAGATTGAGCAAGTAGCTCATCATCCAAAGCTTACTGTAGATTTTTTTAGCTCTCGCTTAGGACGTATAAGTCGGTATTTTGATATGCTCACAAGTTCTTTCTCGATTATGCAAGAAGGAATGGATGTCGAGCAGTACATGAAATTTAGAAAAACCCTTACTCCAGCTAGTGGTTTTCAAAGTGCACAGTATAGAAAAATAGAGTTTGCAAGTACAGATTTAATAAATCTTATAGATAATCGCTTTCGCGAAAGCATAGACCGCAATACTCCGTACGAACATGCGTTAGAACATCTATATTGGCAAGCCGCCGGCAAAGATTATCATACTGGTAAAAAATCTTATTTGCTCACAGCCTTTGAAGAGAAGTATAAAAACGACTTTGTAGCGTTTACAAAAGAATATAATACTATAAATTTGTATGCCCGCTTTAAAAGTTTACCTCAAGAAGTACGTGAGAATCAAAAGTTACGTGATGCTATGCGTCACTACGATTACACAGTAAATGTAACTTGGGTAATGTCTCATTATCATGCTGCAAATCATTACTTAAATAATGGTGAGAAAGTGGTGGAGGCAACAGGCGGAAGCGAATGGACAAAATATATGCACCCTAAATACCAGCGACGTATTTTCTTTCCAGAAGTCTGGACTGCAGAAGAGCTAGCAAACTGGGGGCATGATGTATAA
- a CDS encoding M23 family metallopeptidase, with the protein MNDNLFFVKYYHHYLLVFFSFLVFACGDATSDTVEDEEIYTAPPEVVKEYGYVLDDYIVERDTVQSGDSFGKILFDANVDYATIEEISDSVKSVFDTRRIRKGKPYVLLKSKDSLEAAQVFIYEQNREDYVVVDFKENVKAAARKHPTTTYEREISGVINSNLSSTFDDLGVSVNVAYKMADIYAWTIDFFKLQKGDRFKAIYEERFVNDTIPAGVGKIKAVLFEHAGREIYAFRFANDSLAGGFDYFDENGDNLRRAFLKGPLKFNRISSRYNLKRRIKYYGYKLRPHKGTDFAGAIGTPILATADGVVTKSERRGGNGNYVKIRHNATYDTQYLHMQKRAVKVGQSVRQGDVIGTIGMTGNSGGPHVCYRFWKNGKQVDPFKEDLPASKPLDDHLKPIYDSIRKPLRLQLDNIPFMSEAEMEFAQQQAEEKQQ; encoded by the coding sequence ATGAATGACAACTTATTTTTTGTGAAATATTACCACCACTATCTTTTAGTTTTTTTTAGTTTTTTAGTTTTTGCTTGCGGTGACGCTACCTCAGATACGGTAGAAGATGAAGAAATTTATACTGCGCCACCAGAAGTAGTTAAAGAGTACGGTTACGTGCTTGATGATTATATTGTAGAGCGAGATACCGTGCAATCTGGAGATAGTTTTGGGAAGATTCTTTTTGATGCAAACGTAGATTATGCAACAATTGAAGAGATTTCTGATTCTGTAAAATCAGTTTTTGATACGCGCCGCATTAGAAAAGGAAAACCATATGTTTTACTTAAATCAAAAGACTCTTTAGAGGCCGCTCAGGTATTTATTTATGAGCAAAATAGGGAAGACTACGTAGTAGTTGATTTTAAGGAGAATGTGAAAGCTGCGGCAAGAAAGCATCCTACAACAACTTATGAGCGTGAGATTTCTGGAGTAATAAACAGTAATCTATCATCCACTTTTGATGATCTTGGGGTAAGTGTGAATGTCGCTTATAAAATGGCAGATATTTATGCGTGGACTATTGATTTCTTTAAGCTTCAAAAAGGTGACCGTTTTAAAGCAATATATGAAGAGCGCTTTGTAAATGATACTATTCCAGCAGGAGTAGGCAAAATTAAAGCTGTTCTTTTTGAACATGCGGGACGTGAGATTTATGCATTTAGATTTGCAAATGACTCGCTAGCCGGAGGTTTTGACTACTTTGATGAAAATGGAGATAATTTACGTCGTGCATTCTTAAAAGGGCCACTTAAATTCAATAGAATCTCATCTAGATATAACCTTAAGCGACGTATAAAATATTATGGCTATAAGTTGCGCCCACATAAAGGGACTGACTTTGCTGGAGCTATAGGCACTCCTATTCTTGCTACTGCAGATGGGGTGGTGACTAAATCTGAACGACGTGGAGGTAACGGTAATTATGTAAAAATACGCCACAACGCTACTTATGATACACAATACCTACACATGCAAAAAAGAGCTGTAAAAGTAGGTCAGTCTGTGCGTCAGGGAGATGTAATAGGAACTATAGGTATGACTGGAAATTCTGGTGGGCCCCACGTGTGTTATCGCTTTTGGAAAAATGGAAAACAAGTGGATCCTTTTAAAGAAGATCTTCCAGCATCAAAACCGCTAGATGACCATTTAAAACCTATTTACGATAGTATACGCAAACCTCTCAGACTTCAACTAGATAATATCCCATTTATGAGTGAAGCAGAAATGGAGTTTGCACAACAGCAAGCAGAAGAAAAACAACAGTAA
- a CDS encoding DUF3108 domain-containing protein, which produces MKSHNKYIPALLIVIVLLVSTAFMQAPVGNGVMKHKDTYQAGEWLKFRVHYGLLTGGYATIDIKDATYKGKPVHHIKGFGETTGIVGLAFGVEDYYESWVDKKTDLPYKFLRKIDEGGHTKNKVIEFDQVAHKAHINDLKRNKKTTIDTEPGIQDMVSAMYYLRNNLTTDGLKAGDEVNLTMFFDGENYPFKMRFLERETIRTKFGKVKTLVFRPLVQSGRVFQEKESLTIWVSDDDNKIPLRIKAELSVGSLKADLDAYKGLKHPFEIVFD; this is translated from the coding sequence ATGAAGTCACATAACAAATACATACCTGCCTTATTAATAGTGATAGTGCTTCTTGTGAGTACTGCCTTTATGCAGGCGCCCGTAGGTAATGGTGTGATGAAACATAAGGATACATATCAAGCTGGAGAGTGGCTTAAATTTAGAGTACACTACGGACTGCTTACTGGTGGTTATGCTACTATAGACATTAAAGATGCTACTTATAAAGGAAAGCCAGTACATCACATTAAAGGTTTTGGTGAGACTACAGGTATTGTGGGATTAGCCTTTGGAGTAGAGGATTACTATGAAAGCTGGGTAGATAAAAAGACAGATTTGCCATATAAGTTTTTACGTAAAATAGATGAGGGTGGTCACACTAAAAACAAAGTTATAGAGTTTGATCAAGTGGCACATAAAGCGCATATAAACGATTTAAAGCGAAATAAGAAAACCACTATTGATACAGAACCGGGCATTCAAGATATGGTCTCTGCAATGTATTACTTGCGTAATAATCTTACCACAGATGGATTAAAGGCAGGTGATGAAGTCAATCTCACCATGTTTTTTGATGGAGAAAACTATCCATTTAAAATGCGCTTTTTGGAAAGAGAGACGATTCGTACGAAGTTTGGAAAGGTAAAGACATTAGTATTTAGACCACTCGTACAGTCTGGTCGTGTTTTTCAAGAAAAAGAAAGTCTTACGATATGGGTGAGTGACGATGATAATAAAATACCACTACGTATTAAGGCAGAATTATCTGTAGGTTCACTTAAAGCAGATCTAGACGCTTATAAAGGACTTAAGCATCCTTTTGAGATCGTGTTTGATTAA
- the pgi gene encoding glucose-6-phosphate isomerase, with protein MKNINPTTTAAWKALETHYKETKDTLLVDLFKDSARAEEFTIIWDSLYVDYSKNRITTKTRALLVQLAEEVGLKEAIDSYFGGDAINATEDRAVMHTALRDEKSDAFAKEEVDEVKKSIELFTEKVISGKHKGATGKEITDVVNIGIGGSDLGPVMVVEALQFYKNHLTTHFISNVDGDHVMETIKDLNPETTLFVIVSKTFTTQETLSNATTVRKWFVDQLGEEEVGSHFVAVSTNEEAIASFGISSDNVFPMWNWVGGRFSLWSSVGLSIALAVGYKNFEGLLHGAFKMDEHFKNTSFDQNIPVITALLSVWYNNFYGAETEAVIPYSQYLHRLPAYLQQAIMESNGKSVDRNGDRVTYETGNIIWGEPGTNSQHAFFQLIHQGTKLIPADFIGFKKSLHGNQDHHDKLMANFFAQTEALMNGKTVSQVEQDFEGSTLSRKRIEELTPFKVFEGNKPTTTILGEKLTPESLGSLVAMYEHKIFVQGVIWNIYSYDQWGVELGKQLAKKVLNEFSTGTSENHDSSTKNLMKYYKEA; from the coding sequence ATGAAAAATATAAACCCAACTACAACAGCAGCTTGGAAAGCATTAGAAACGCATTACAAGGAAACAAAAGATACGCTATTAGTAGATCTTTTTAAGGATAGTGCTCGTGCAGAAGAGTTTACTATCATTTGGGATTCTTTATATGTAGATTATAGTAAAAATAGAATCACAACTAAAACTCGGGCTCTTCTTGTGCAACTTGCAGAAGAGGTAGGCTTAAAAGAGGCAATTGATAGCTATTTTGGTGGGGATGCAATAAACGCAACCGAGGATCGAGCAGTGATGCATACTGCATTACGTGATGAAAAGAGTGATGCCTTTGCTAAGGAAGAGGTGGATGAGGTAAAAAAGTCAATCGAACTATTTACTGAAAAAGTGATATCTGGTAAGCATAAAGGAGCTACTGGTAAAGAGATTACAGATGTTGTAAATATAGGAATAGGCGGTTCTGATCTCGGGCCAGTGATGGTTGTTGAGGCATTGCAGTTTTACAAAAACCACTTGACTACTCATTTTATATCAAATGTAGATGGTGATCATGTAATGGAGACTATTAAAGATCTTAATCCAGAAACAACGCTTTTTGTAATTGTATCAAAGACTTTTACAACTCAAGAGACATTGAGTAACGCTACAACAGTAAGAAAGTGGTTTGTAGACCAACTTGGAGAAGAAGAGGTAGGTAGCCATTTTGTTGCAGTGTCAACAAATGAGGAGGCTATTGCTAGCTTTGGTATTTCTTCAGATAACGTATTCCCTATGTGGAACTGGGTGGGAGGACGCTTTTCTCTTTGGAGCTCAGTAGGTTTGTCTATAGCGCTTGCTGTGGGTTATAAAAACTTTGAAGGCTTACTGCATGGCGCATTTAAAATGGATGAGCATTTTAAAAACACGTCATTTGATCAAAACATTCCAGTGATTACGGCACTCTTAAGTGTGTGGTATAACAATTTTTATGGTGCAGAGACAGAGGCTGTAATTCCTTACTCTCAGTATTTGCATAGGCTTCCAGCATACTTGCAGCAAGCAATTATGGAAAGTAACGGGAAAAGTGTAGATCGTAATGGTGATCGCGTTACTTATGAAACTGGAAATATTATTTGGGGCGAACCAGGAACCAACTCACAGCATGCTTTTTTCCAATTAATACATCAAGGAACAAAGTTAATTCCTGCAGATTTTATTGGTTTTAAAAAATCACTTCACGGTAATCAAGATCACCATGATAAGCTTATGGCAAATTTCTTTGCACAAACAGAAGCGCTCATGAATGGTAAGACGGTATCTCAAGTGGAGCAGGATTTTGAGGGAAGTACGCTTTCGCGAAAGCGTATAGAAGAACTTACCCCTTTTAAAGTTTTTGAAGGAAATAAGCCTACTACCACTATTTTAGGGGAGAAGCTTACTCCAGAGAGCTTAGGGTCACTGGTAGCAATGTATGAGCATAAAATTTTTGTACAAGGAGTGATATGGAATATATACTCTTATGATCAATGGGGAGTTGAGCTAGGAAAACAACTTGCAAAAAAAGTGCTTAATGAGTTCAGTACTGGAACAAGTGAAAATCATGATAGTTCTACTAAGAATTTAATGAAATACTATAAAGAAGCGTAG
- the hppD gene encoding 4-hydroxyphenylpyruvate dioxygenase → MSKDLKSVDYGLEKIFEGAQDFLPLLGTDYVEFYVGNAKQAAHFYKTAFGFQSYAYKGLETGSRDEVSYVLKQDKIRIVLTTPLNSKSPINDHIVKHGDGVKVVALWVEDARSAYEETTKRGAKSYCEPFVETDEHGETVRAGIYTYGETVHMFVERKNYKGAFLPGFRKWESDYNPEPTGLKYVDHMVGNVGWNQMNTWVKFYEEVMGFVNFLSFDDKQIHTEYSALMSKVMSNGNGRIKFPINEPAEAAKKSQIEEYLDFYEGAGVQHLALATDDIIKTVAQLKARGIEFLPPPPQTYYDDIPQRLGEHMKVMKEDIERLQELSILVDADEDGYLLQIFTKPLEDRPTLFFEIIQRMGAKGFGAGNFKALFESIEREQAQRGTL, encoded by the coding sequence ATGAGCAAAGACTTAAAATCTGTAGACTACGGATTAGAAAAAATATTTGAAGGAGCGCAGGATTTTCTTCCGCTTCTAGGGACAGACTATGTGGAGTTTTATGTGGGTAATGCAAAACAAGCAGCACACTTTTATAAAACGGCATTTGGTTTTCAATCATATGCTTACAAAGGTCTTGAGACGGGATCTCGTGATGAGGTGAGTTATGTGCTTAAGCAAGATAAAATACGCATCGTACTAACGACGCCACTTAACAGTAAGTCGCCAATAAACGATCACATTGTAAAGCATGGTGATGGTGTAAAGGTGGTTGCTTTATGGGTAGAAGATGCAAGAAGTGCTTATGAAGAAACTACAAAACGTGGAGCAAAGTCATATTGTGAACCATTTGTAGAGACAGATGAGCATGGAGAAACGGTACGCGCTGGTATTTATACGTATGGAGAAACGGTACACATGTTTGTAGAACGTAAAAATTACAAAGGAGCGTTTTTACCAGGTTTTAGAAAATGGGAATCAGATTATAATCCAGAGCCTACAGGTTTAAAATATGTAGATCACATGGTGGGTAATGTGGGCTGGAACCAGATGAATACTTGGGTGAAGTTTTATGAAGAGGTGATGGGGTTTGTAAACTTCTTGTCTTTTGACGATAAGCAAATTCACACAGAATACTCGGCACTTATGAGTAAGGTGATGAGTAATGGAAACGGTCGTATTAAATTCCCTATAAACGAACCTGCAGAGGCAGCAAAGAAATCTCAAATAGAAGAATATTTAGATTTTTATGAAGGAGCTGGTGTACAGCACCTCGCACTTGCAACAGATGATATTATCAAAACCGTAGCGCAGCTTAAGGCTCGTGGTATCGAGTTTTTACCACCACCACCACAAACGTATTATGATGATATCCCACAAAGACTGGGTGAGCACATGAAGGTGATGAAGGAAGATATAGAACGTTTACAAGAGCTTTCTATCCTTGTAGATGCGGATGAAGATGGATATTTACTTCAGATATTTACTAAACCTCTAGAAGACAGGCCAACCCTATTTTTTGAAATCATACAACGTATGGGAGCAAAAGGATTTGGTGCAGGAAACTTTAAGGCACTCTTTGAGTCTATAGAAAGAGAGCAAGCACAGAGAGGAACTTTATAA